A stretch of Mesorhizobium sp. M2A.F.Ca.ET.046.03.2.1 DNA encodes these proteins:
- a CDS encoding MBL fold metallo-hydrolase has product MLLFRSGLLRAAAKAGSMLVTVGLGLAPTQGARAETLPGQPGAPYQSMPSLAPIGTRVDHYLPIPEEDVTPAIDPKKGYRTQQLGRGLYVITDNGYQSMFLVYETGVVVIDAPPGYSGHIHQAIAEVTNQPVTHVVYSHAHVDHIGGVDDLGGHPIIIAQEETLRLLERAKDPRRPVPTVTFKDHYTLKVGSQVLELSYPGSSPHEPGNIFIYAPEQKVLMVVDVIFPGWMPWRRFALAKDIPGYFDQVAYIDTLPFETLVGGHVNRVGTHSDVRTQLEFMNDLKAAAAAALKSTTPGEEMEAEDKPNPWAVYDNYIDRVVVKCVNTVTPKWQSRLAGYDVFIWDQCYAMEQSLRID; this is encoded by the coding sequence GGCGGCGGCGAAGGCCGGCTCCATGTTGGTCACTGTTGGACTCGGTTTAGCGCCAACTCAGGGCGCCCGCGCCGAGACCTTGCCGGGACAGCCTGGCGCCCCTTACCAGAGTATGCCGTCGCTGGCGCCGATAGGCACGCGCGTCGACCACTATCTTCCGATTCCCGAGGAAGACGTAACCCCGGCCATCGACCCGAAGAAGGGATACCGGACCCAACAGCTGGGCCGTGGCCTCTACGTGATCACCGACAACGGATACCAGTCGATGTTCCTGGTGTACGAGACAGGCGTTGTTGTGATCGACGCACCTCCGGGATACTCGGGCCACATACACCAGGCTATCGCCGAGGTGACGAACCAGCCTGTCACACATGTCGTCTACAGCCATGCGCATGTAGATCATATTGGCGGCGTAGACGACCTCGGCGGTCATCCAATTATCATCGCCCAAGAAGAGACCCTGCGACTGCTGGAACGGGCGAAGGATCCGAGACGCCCTGTGCCTACGGTCACGTTCAAGGATCACTACACCCTGAAGGTCGGTAGCCAGGTTCTTGAGCTTAGCTATCCCGGCAGCAGCCCCCATGAGCCAGGAAACATCTTCATCTATGCTCCCGAACAGAAGGTCCTGATGGTGGTCGATGTGATCTTCCCTGGCTGGATGCCATGGCGTCGCTTCGCGCTTGCCAAGGACATCCCGGGTTACTTTGACCAGGTTGCGTACATCGACACATTGCCGTTCGAAACGCTCGTTGGAGGCCATGTTAATCGCGTGGGCACTCATTCCGATGTACGGACGCAACTCGAATTCATGAATGACCTGAAGGCAGCTGCCGCTGCTGCCCTCAAATCAACGACACCGGGCGAAGAAATGGAAGCCGAGGACAAGCCCAATCCCTGGGCAGTCTACGACAACTACATCGACCGCGTCGTTGTGAAATGCGTGAATACCGTCACGCCCAAGTGGCAGTCTCGGCTCGCCGGCTATGATGTGTTCATCTGGGACCAGTGCTACGCGATGGAGCAGAGCCTTCGCATCGACTGA
- a CDS encoding ATP-binding protein, translating into MIEQQTRTSWYRSMDENTAAVAGTDPRILLASIVHDFNNLLTPIVTIMEELQRQQAGSPRQLKRINGAIFCAFRAKTLARQLLDFAHARKLRPAAVDIGQLLDSLEPIQGSVLPSGIIIRFDVADDLPAAFIDRQLMERALLNLVLNARDAMPDGGEVVVAAAIDREPGSRTATREPMIRLSVADTGIGMELATLRSAGVPYFSTKTNGTGLGLAMVSQVMESQGGGLSVTSTPHHGTAIDLWLPVMPSSIAGSR; encoded by the coding sequence ATGATCGAACAACAGACACGGACATCCTGGTATCGCAGCATGGACGAAAACACCGCTGCGGTGGCAGGCACTGATCCGCGAATACTGCTCGCCTCGATCGTCCACGATTTCAACAATCTCCTCACCCCGATCGTCACGATCATGGAGGAATTGCAACGTCAGCAGGCCGGCTCGCCCAGGCAGCTCAAACGCATCAACGGAGCGATATTTTGCGCATTCCGCGCCAAAACACTGGCACGACAGCTGCTCGATTTTGCGCACGCCCGGAAACTCCGGCCTGCGGCAGTGGATATCGGCCAGCTTCTGGACTCCCTGGAGCCGATCCAGGGAAGCGTGTTGCCTTCGGGCATCATCATTCGGTTCGATGTTGCCGACGATCTTCCAGCGGCCTTCATCGACCGCCAGCTAATGGAGCGGGCATTGCTCAATCTGGTGCTAAACGCCCGCGATGCGATGCCGGACGGCGGAGAGGTCGTCGTTGCCGCCGCCATCGATCGAGAGCCCGGAAGCCGTACCGCGACGCGCGAACCGATGATCCGCCTATCGGTTGCTGATACCGGTATCGGTATGGAGCTGGCGACGCTGCGAAGTGCGGGGGTGCCCTACTTTTCGACGAAAACTAACGGAACAGGCCTGGGCCTGGCGATGGTGAGCCAAGTGATGGAAAGTCAAGGCGGTGGGCTGTCGGTCACAAGTACGCCACACCACGGCACTGCGATTGACCTGTGGCTGCCGGTGATGCCGTCTTCCATTGCCGGCTCACGTTGA
- a CDS encoding NAD(P)H-binding protein, with protein MTMKSTLGGSILVTGAAGDIGAIGRHLTGMLLAKGHKVRALVRREDERAEGLRQLGAEVVQGDLTDLASVHRAVEGCPRIYFGMSISAAYLEATVNLAAVARHHGAEAFVNMSQMTVTQMSITDTTGSPQHKLHWLAEQALAWSELSVVTVRPTVFLESFFLRLAKASVRDNDELALPLGDSRTSPVSSVDVARAVSVILDEPTSHIGHVYNLTGFESADLDHYARVFSEVLGRTIRYRDVPLSVWTDALRGSGVPTHLLNHLAVMAELHLQGRYDRLTDDLVKLTGKTPTSTYDFVKLHAAEFTRGEAAAA; from the coding sequence ATGACGATGAAATCGACACTTGGGGGCTCGATCCTGGTGACCGGAGCGGCCGGGGACATTGGTGCTATCGGCCGCCACCTCACCGGAATGCTGCTCGCCAAGGGGCATAAGGTGCGAGCCTTGGTACGGCGGGAGGATGAACGCGCTGAGGGCTTGCGCCAGCTCGGGGCCGAGGTTGTGCAGGGCGATCTGACGGATCTTGCCTCGGTGCACCGTGCGGTCGAAGGTTGCCCGCGCATCTATTTCGGAATGTCGATCTCGGCGGCTTATCTCGAAGCGACGGTGAACCTAGCAGCGGTGGCGCGCCACCACGGCGCCGAGGCATTTGTGAACATGTCGCAGATGACCGTGACACAGATGAGCATCACCGATACCACTGGCAGCCCGCAGCACAAGCTGCACTGGCTTGCGGAACAGGCATTGGCCTGGTCGGAGCTGTCGGTTGTCACCGTGCGGCCGACGGTTTTTCTCGAAAGCTTCTTCCTGCGTCTCGCCAAGGCAAGCGTCCGGGACAATGACGAGCTGGCGCTGCCGCTGGGCGACAGCAGGACCTCGCCCGTATCGTCTGTCGATGTGGCGCGCGCCGTTTCCGTGATCCTCGACGAGCCTACCTCTCACATTGGCCACGTTTACAATCTGACCGGATTCGAGTCCGCCGATTTGGACCATTATGCGCGGGTCTTCTCCGAGGTTCTCGGCCGAACGATACGCTATCGCGACGTCCCGCTCTCCGTATGGACGGATGCGCTTCGCGGGTCTGGAGTGCCGACGCACCTACTGAACCACCTCGCAGTGATGGCCGAACTTCACTTGCAGGGGCGCTATGACCGCCTGACGGATGACCTGGTCAAACTCACCGGCAAAACGCCGACAAGCACGTACGACTTCGTGAAATTGCACGCCGCCGAATTCACGCGGGGTGAAGCCGCGGCGGCTTGA
- a CDS encoding alpha/beta hydrolase has translation MDKIKDPEKIDTRRRLLVGAAAMAVAAVEFAVNARGEIITQTNTSDLGGVPRSFGSLKQVNAGSLNVGYAELGPVDGAPVVLLHGWPYDIHTYVDVAPLLAARGYWVIVPYLRGYGSTRFLSDETMRNSQQSAFAVDTVALMDALGIERAIVAGCDWGARTANIVAALWPARCKAMVSVSGYLIGNQHLGMVPLPPKAELQWWYQYYFATDRGRDGYKKYRREFAKLIWQLASPKWSFDEATFERSASAFDNPDHVAIVIHNYRWRLGLAEGEHQHDELERLLAQGPPISVPTITLEGDANGAPHLDPSAYAKKFSGKYQHRLIAGNIGHNLPQEAPQAFAQAVIDVDGI, from the coding sequence ATGGACAAGATCAAGGATCCCGAGAAAATAGATACCCGTCGACGCCTCTTGGTCGGCGCCGCGGCGATGGCAGTTGCAGCCGTGGAATTCGCGGTAAATGCGCGGGGAGAGATTATCACCCAGACAAATACGTCCGACCTGGGCGGAGTGCCGAGATCGTTCGGCTCGCTCAAACAGGTCAACGCCGGATCGCTGAACGTCGGATATGCCGAGCTAGGGCCCGTCGACGGCGCGCCTGTCGTCCTGCTCCACGGCTGGCCATACGACATCCACACCTATGTCGACGTCGCGCCTCTTCTGGCAGCCAGAGGATACTGGGTTATCGTGCCCTATCTGCGCGGCTATGGCAGCACACGCTTCCTGTCGGACGAGACGATGCGCAACAGCCAGCAGTCGGCGTTCGCCGTGGACACGGTCGCCCTCATGGATGCGCTGGGCATCGAAAGAGCTATTGTCGCCGGCTGCGACTGGGGCGCCCGCACGGCAAATATCGTCGCCGCTCTCTGGCCAGCACGGTGCAAGGCGATGGTTTCGGTGAGTGGGTATCTGATTGGTAACCAGCACCTCGGCATGGTGCCGCTGCCGCCGAAGGCCGAACTGCAGTGGTGGTATCAATACTACTTCGCCACCGACCGCGGCCGCGACGGCTACAAGAAATACAGACGTGAGTTCGCCAAGCTGATCTGGCAGCTCGCTTCGCCCAAATGGAGCTTCGATGAGGCTACCTTCGAGCGCAGCGCTTCGGCTTTCGACAATCCAGATCATGTAGCGATCGTAATCCACAATTACCGCTGGCGGCTCGGGCTGGCTGAAGGTGAACATCAGCATGACGAACTGGAGCGGCTGCTCGCGCAAGGCCCCCCAATCAGCGTGCCCACGATTACACTCGAGGGCGACGCTAACGGCGCGCCGCATCTGGATCCAAGTGCGTACGCCAAAAAGTTCTCGGGCAAGTATCAGCACCGGTTGATCGCGGGCAATATCGGTCATAATTTGCCGCAAGAAGCGCCGCAGGCCTTCGCTCAGGCTGTGATAGATGTTGATGGCATTTGA
- a CDS encoding NADP-dependent oxidoreductase, with amino-acid sequence MGPWDALAREGKIGLALPLPVTLGADLSGVVVEVGEGVEDLTSGDAILGVTNNHFVGAYAEFAVADAYRVTLKPAGLGFVEAGGIPVVAATARSMLFDYGGLQSGQRVLVHGSAGSVGNLVVQLAHHAGAEVIATCRARDVAFVTKMGADKVIDFEATDFVLADEPVNLVIDTVGGETQRRSFDAIVPGGRLVSVVSAPDEALAAEAQVQAHYFIVDVRHPALEELGALFADGTLRANIGEVLPLAEAPLAHEMLAGRPHRRGKIVLDIDSGFRNC; translated from the coding sequence GTGGGCCCCTGGGATGCGCTCGCGCGCGAGGGAAAGATCGGGCTCGCACTACCTTTGCCGGTGACTCTCGGCGCCGATCTATCCGGCGTTGTCGTCGAGGTCGGCGAGGGTGTCGAAGATTTGACGAGCGGCGATGCGATTTTGGGAGTTACGAACAATCACTTCGTCGGAGCATATGCGGAGTTTGCGGTGGCGGATGCCTACCGAGTGACGCTCAAACCGGCAGGACTTGGCTTCGTCGAAGCCGGCGGGATCCCGGTCGTTGCCGCGACGGCCCGGTCGATGCTTTTCGACTATGGCGGGCTGCAAAGTGGCCAGCGCGTTCTTGTCCACGGGTCCGCCGGATCAGTCGGCAATCTGGTCGTTCAGCTTGCTCATCATGCCGGCGCGGAGGTGATCGCCACCTGCCGTGCCCGCGACGTCGCTTTCGTGACGAAAATGGGGGCCGATAAGGTAATCGACTTCGAGGCCACTGACTTCGTTTTGGCTGATGAACCCGTCAATCTGGTCATCGATACGGTTGGCGGGGAAACACAGCGCCGGTCTTTCGATGCTATCGTTCCGGGGGGCAGGCTGGTTTCCGTAGTCTCAGCGCCCGACGAGGCATTGGCCGCAGAAGCACAGGTGCAGGCGCATTACTTCATTGTGGACGTGCGACATCCGGCGCTGGAGGAGCTTGGCGCTCTGTTCGCGGATGGCACCCTTCGGGCGAACATTGGTGAGGTCTTGCCGCTCGCCGAGGCTCCGCTTGCCCATGAGATGCTCGCCGGCCGGCCGCATCGCCGTGGGAAGATAGTGCTCGATATCGACTCCGGCTTTAGGAACTGTTGA
- a CDS encoding VOC family protein, which produces MSSTQERSETAIGTPKARTLDMKFEIVVIPVSDVDRAKSFYCGLGWRLDADFAAGDDWRVIQFTPPGSECSVIFGKNVTAAAPGSAQGLYLIVSDIKAARNELLGRDVDISEVFHDAGGVYAGTDEPYLFGRARVSGPDPEHRSYRSYASFSDPDGNGWLLQEVTARLPGRVEANLTTFTSPTELAAALRRASAAHGEHEARTGGQRDENWPDWYAAYMVAEHAGKELPL; this is translated from the coding sequence ATGAGCAGTACTCAGGAGCGCAGCGAAACTGCAATCGGGACTCCGAAAGCACGGACGCTCGACATGAAGTTCGAGATCGTGGTCATTCCTGTTTCGGACGTTGATCGCGCCAAGAGTTTTTACTGCGGCTTGGGGTGGAGGCTCGACGCCGACTTCGCTGCCGGTGACGACTGGCGCGTGATCCAGTTCACGCCGCCCGGTTCCGAGTGCTCGGTCATTTTCGGCAAGAACGTCACCGCGGCAGCACCCGGCTCCGCTCAGGGACTGTACTTGATTGTCTCTGACATAAAGGCCGCCCGCAACGAGCTGCTTGGTCGCGACGTCGACATCAGCGAGGTTTTTCACGACGCGGGCGGCGTGTATGCGGGCACAGACGAGCCCTACCTGTTTGGGCGAGCTCGGGTCAGCGGCCCGGATCCCGAGCACCGCAGCTACCGCTCGTACGCCTCGTTCAGCGATCCGGACGGCAACGGCTGGCTGCTCCAGGAAGTCACCGCGCGATTGCCCGGGCGTGTCGAAGCGAACCTCACGACATTCACCTCGCCGACCGAGCTGGCGGCCGCGCTCCGACGCGCCTCGGCCGCCCATGGCGAGCACGAAGCGCGGACGGGCGGCCAGCGTGATGAAAACTGGCCGGACTGGTACGCCGCGTACATGGTGGCGGAGCACGCCGGCAAGGAGCTGCCTTTGTGA